A part of Tachysurus vachellii isolate PV-2020 chromosome 4, HZAU_Pvac_v1, whole genome shotgun sequence genomic DNA contains:
- the emc3 gene encoding ER membrane protein complex subunit 3, which translates to MAEPELLLDSNIRLWVVLPIVFITFLVGVIRHYVSILLQSDKKLSLEQVSDSQVLIRSRILRENGKYIPKQSFLMRKFYFNNPDDGFFKKTKRKVVPPSPMTDPSMLTDMMKGNVTNVLPMILIGGWINWTFSGFVTTKVPFPLTLRFKPMLQQGIELLSLDASWVSSASWYFLNVFGLRSMYSLILGQDNGADQSRIMQDQISGAAMAMPADTNKAFKAEWEALELTDHQWALDGVEEDLMSKDLDLSGMFSKDLPTGIF; encoded by the exons ATGGCTGAACCAGAACTTCTGCTGGACTCCAACATCCGCCTGTGGGTTGTGTTGCCCATTGTGTTCATCACTTTTCTCGTCGGGGTCATTCGACATTACGTCTCCATCCTGTTACAGAGTGACAAGAAACTCTCACTGGAGCAGGTTTCAGACAG CCAGGTTCTCATTAGGAGCAGAATATTAAGAGAAAATGGAAAATACATTCCTAAACAG tcCTTCCTGATGAGAAAATTTTACTTCAATAACCCAGATGATGGAttctttaaaaagacaaaaagaaaagtagTGCCTCCTTCCCCCATGACTG ACCCAAGCATGTTGACAGACATGATGAAAGGCAACGTTACAAATGTTCTTCCTATGATCCTTATTGGTGGTTGGATCAACTGGACCTTTTCTGGGTTTGTTACAA CTAAGGTACCGTTCCCTCTCACACTCCGTTTCAAGCCTATGTTACAGCAAGGGATAGAGTTGCTCTCGCTTGATGCATCCTG GGTTAGTTCAGCGTCCTGGTATTTCTTGAATGTATTTGGACTGAGAAGCATGTATTCCTTGATTCTTGGACAGGACAATG GTGCAGATCAGTCCCGTATCATGCAGGACCAGATAAGTGGTGCTGCAATGGCGATGCCTGCTGACACAAACAAAGCATTCAAG GCTGAATGGGAAGCACTAGAGTTGACCGATCACCAGTGGGCATTAGATGGTGTGGAGGAGGATCTGATGAGCAAGGACTTGGATCTTTCTGGCATGTTCAGTAAAGATTTGCCTACAGGCATTTTCTAA